The genome window CCCGAGTGGTCACCCACGTCACGGGCCGCCGCCTCACCGGGCGCGCCGACGTGGCCGTGGCCGTGCCCGTGATCGTCATGCCGGTGGAACCGTCCCATCGGTGCTCACTCCTCCGCGAGTTCCAGCGACGTGATCAGGAATTCCTCCCCCGAGACGATCTCCACCCGCTGGCTCCCGCACCCGCCGCAGAGCAGGATCGGCGCGGTGATCGTCTCGGTGTGCTCGCACTCGGTGCAGCGGATCCGCGCGGGCACGTGCTCGACGCGCAGCTCCGCCCCGTCGAGCGGGGTGTCCTGGGTGACCAGGGACCAGCAGTAGACCAGGGTGTCGGGGACGATCTGCCGCAGGTGGCCGACCTTGACGTTCACGGCGCGCACCCGCCGCTCCCCCGCGTGCTTGGTGACGACGCCGAAGATGGACTGGCAGATCGACAGTTCGTGCACGGTTCGGGCTCCCTGGGTGTCACGCCGGGTTGCGCCGACGTTACCGGTTCACGCCGTCGTCACGCCACCATCGGCCGCGTGTGCCTCTCCCGCGGTCCGGGCCCCGCCAGCCGTCCGGCCCCTCCGCCGGCCCGGCTCGCCGGGAGCCCCGCGGCCCCGGTCGCGCCACGCGCCATGCGCCCGCCCCTCCCGCGCGCCGGCTCGGGCCGCGCGGGAGGCGGCTCACGACCCGCGGCGCAGGGTCTGCGACGGTGACTCGCCCCAGCGCTTGCGGTAGAGCGCCGCGAAGTTGCTCAGGTGGGTGAACCCCCAGTGCTCCGCGATGTGCGTGACCGTCACCCCGTCGGAGGGGATCGCGTCGAGGAGCTCCTCACGGGCACGTTCCAGACGGCGGTCGCGCAGGTAGGCCATGGGGGTGGTGCCGAGCTCGGCGCGGAACCCCTGCTGGATCGCCCGGACGCTCATCTTCACGTGGCGGGCGATGTCCTTCATGGTGATCGGCTCACGGAGGTTCGCCTCGATGAAGTCGAGCGTCTCGCGCACCGCCCGCTTCATCGGCCGGGGCGCCGGGCGCACGAGCTGCTCGTGGTAGTTGGACGGCTGGACGAAGAGCAGGCTGCTCATGATCAGCTCTTCGAGCGAGCCGATGCCGTGCCCGCGCCGTAACAGCGAGCCCGGGCGGAGGATCTCGGTGCTCAGCAGCTGGATCGCCCCGTTCCACCGCACCGCGGTGTCGGTGAACAGGTCCATCTCCGGCTCGAAGACGATCGGCCGGTTCACCGTACGGCCGAGCAGCCGGGTGAGGAACCGGACCAGCGCCTCCTGCTCGATCCGCATGATGAGCTGGGGCGAGTCGTGGTCGAACCGCATGGTGAGCGCCTGCCCGGGCGAGGTGACCAGGGCGTGGGTGGAGTTCGCCTCGACCGTCCGGTCGCCGAGCCGGCACACGGCCCGGCCGTTCATCGGCATGTGGACCGCGTAGTAGGGGCCGAGCTTCGGGAACTCCACGGTCGCCGCGACGTGCAGGTCGAGGTAGAGCATGGACACGTTGCGGAGCCGTACCCCGTGGAGGCTCGCGGCGAAGCCCTCCGTGGCCGTGACGGTGAGGCGGTTGGCGGATAACGCCTTGCCGATCAGTTGCGACGCCTCGGCCGGATCGTCCGTGTAGAAGATCTCGCGGCCTTCCAGCGCCCGGGGGATCCCCCGCGACCGGGCCCTGGGGCGCACCGGGTGGGACGTGCGCCTGGCGTCGATGAAACCGAACTTGGCCAATCGGGTCACGCTCAGCTCCTCCCTCCGCCCATGGGAGCCGGACGGCGACGGCCGGACCGAACGGAGAGCGGCCGGACAGGCTCCACGGTGCCACTCACTATGGCGGTTTTCTCACCACGCTCGGTGTCTTCGCCTGACCGCCAAGAGTCATTCGCAAATATGACAACGCGTGCGCCTTTGCGATAGCCAGCCCATGTAACGCGTTCCTAACCTTTGGTTACGGGCAGCCCTCATTCCTGTGAGTTTCGTATCCCTTCACCACGAGTTGAAGGGCGACCTTCCGTGGAGGTGCTTGTGGCACCTGACAGCCAGGTCATCGCCCCGAGGACCAGCGAAGCCCTGCTGGCGAAACTCAACGAGCCCCGGGTGGCCGAGGCGCTCTACGACCTGCTCGACCACCTCGACCTGCTGGCCGTCCTGGTCGAAGGCCTCGACGCGCTGGCCCGCCGCGGGGACACGATCGCCGGCAACCTCACCAAAGCCGTGGGGGAGCTACGCCT of Thermobispora bispora DSM 43833 contains these proteins:
- a CDS encoding hydrogenase maturation nickel metallochaperone HypA, which gives rise to MHELSICQSIFGVVTKHAGERRVRAVNVKVGHLRQIVPDTLVYCWSLVTQDTPLDGAELRVEHVPARIRCTECEHTETITAPILLCGGCGSQRVEIVSGEEFLITSLELAEE
- a CDS encoding AraC family transcriptional regulator — protein: MTRLAKFGFIDARRTSHPVRPRARSRGIPRALEGREIFYTDDPAEASQLIGKALSANRLTVTATEGFAASLHGVRLRNVSMLYLDLHVAATVEFPKLGPYYAVHMPMNGRAVCRLGDRTVEANSTHALVTSPGQALTMRFDHDSPQLIMRIEQEALVRFLTRLLGRTVNRPIVFEPEMDLFTDTAVRWNGAIQLLSTEILRPGSLLRRGHGIGSLEELIMSSLLFVQPSNYHEQLVRPAPRPMKRAVRETLDFIEANLREPITMKDIARHVKMSVRAIQQGFRAELGTTPMAYLRDRRLERAREELLDAIPSDGVTVTHIAEHWGFTHLSNFAALYRKRWGESPSQTLRRGS